The nucleotide window GCAACCTGCTCCGCCTGGTCCCAGATCTCTGTGGCGTACAGGAAGTTGGATGTGACCTGGACGTAGCTGGCGGCCATCTGGTGGATACGCTGAGGTATGGTCACAGACGAGCTGGcactgctgttgctgctgactGACGAGTAGCTCCCAGCCGTGCCCGGCGACAGTTTCGGCGACACCGGAGAGGGCATACCTGCCGCCTTACTGCGTACGGACACAAAAAGTTAACTATGAGTTTAAGGGTAAACGTTTAGAATGAGCATAGAGTGAAAGCGAAAATTCTCTGTGAAGTTTTTCACAGAAACTTCACACAAAAGTTGCACACAATTGTAAGAAAAAGTATAAATGCTCTTCTAAATTTCTCTTAAACTAAGATTGAAAAGTCGAGGCACGCACGACAACCTGCGAAAGAGTTTAACGGGAGTTAATACTTTCGCAAGGCCTTGTATAGCAATGCGTTTAGTAGAATAGGGAAACtatcaggaaagaaaaaaaaaagatcccgATTCTTCTAAATATGGAACCTGGATAATCTATCGGCCACGTTTGTACCAACAACCTGCAGAGATCGTGTCTCTTAGACAATAAGAGGAAATCTCCGGTCGGCACAGCGGCCGGCGACTTACTTTCCCATTCCAGGAGAGGGAGCCTGGGTGTTACTCAGAGAGTTCTGTCAACAGAgacgagagagagaaagaacatCATGTACGGAGGAAGACGCACATTtacttttaatgaaaaatgtcaTGCATGAACTCTTGCTGCGTTTCAAAATTTGGCAAAGAACCTTGGTTTTGAGCTTGTAGGAAACCTGGAGTACCTTCAGGTGCTCTGTGAGTGTTTTGGAGTATTTCAGAGCGCTGTCTTTTCTCAGCTTGAACAGCCGCAGATAGAGAAGAGACTGGCATTTGAGGCTGGAGaggaaaaatgtggaaatgtctTTTTGAAACTCGAAAAAAATGGAGTGAGCGGTTATTTGGAAGGAGCTTATGTGAACAGATCTTCATAAACTAACAGCAATGTTTCGGTACGTGTGAGGCTTAAGGACACTTCTGTCACGTGAAATGAGGCATTATCATGTGGTGTCGGTGAATTCACTTACCAAAGCACAGCTAGCCTCTTGTCTGCTGAAGTGGCATCTGGGGCCATATAGCTTTTTAACTTCATAGTGTATCTGAGGGAGCAGGCAGGGTAACGTAAGAGATTTACATAGAAAACAATTGCAATAGCGTTACATTTTACTACTCTAACATGACCAGctttgctgcagcagaacccgaaaaaaaaaatggctcacATTTCAGAGCCGCTAAATGTTTCATACAGCTTTAGTAAAACAAGCAAGCTTTGTTACTATTAACACACTTTGTCTCTATTTTTCAAGTTTTGCGCatgcttcgttttttttttgctaacctGATAAGCTCCACGGTTTCGGCGTACATCGGGAAGGGGGACTTGGCTTCTTGGGCGCTCTTCTCCAGAGCGTTCCCGCATTCGACGAACGAGACCACGGCATCAAGGTAGTACACCGCCTTTTCAAAACGGTTcgtctgtaaaataaaagagcatgatcagaaatacacacacaccGGTTACGAGTCTAATGTCTTAATTTGGTCCCTAAATGCAGAACTGAGTGCTGTTAAGATTGCAACAATTATTAATTGCAATAATTAGAGAACCTGAAGGAGAATGTCAGTGTTTGCGCAACTTAAAgcatattttaacatttattcagtCCTACATGTTCTTCTGCTGCCCTTTGTcgaaaaattattttagaaaaaacttttttgtgtcTAATTTGTAACTTTGTAATAAAGTATGAAGCCCTAAGATGTAATTCCAATTATGTAGCAGCAACAATAATATACAGAAacctgaaaacaaaaagaacaaaacaagattCATATTTTAAAGTAGGGCTGCAGGATATCAGTAAATCATGCAATTGCAATACTTTAGCTGAATATTGTGATGATATTACCATTACGATTAAAGCAAATTTGGTTAAATCTTTTCTCTGAGCTTTGGTCTGAGTCAACAGAAAGATGGCTGAGGCTAAATACCGAAATATTCTTGCGCAGAACCTGGGTCGGTGTGGTTGTGATTTGGACcgaggtggaggttcaccttccagcagaacaatgacgAGAAGCaaactgctaaagcaacaccgAATGGTTTAAAGGGGAATGAGCCtagccaaagtccagacctcagttCAGTTAAGAATCTCTGGTCAGACTTTAAGCTAGCTGTTAACGAGTGGGAACCATCCAACTccaaggagctggagcagtttagctTTGAGGAACGGGTAAAAATCCCAGTGGCCAGATGAGGCGAGCTCATTAGAGTGATCCGAAGCCAGTTGCAGCTGGAATTGCAGCAAAATATATCTCTGCAAAGTACAGACGGTTATGCACtctaatgttgttgttttttttgttattttgtcctatttatGGGTTGCCTCACaatcaacaaaaataatatatctTCAAAGTAgtaggcatgttctgtaaatgacaTGATGGAAACTCTCAGGCTGTGAGGCAacagaaacatgaaaaataacGAGGGGGTGTTTACTTTTGCTACGCACTGTAATATCCaaccaaatattgcatccaGGCGGTCCTTTTGAGTCAGTGTATTGTTCAGCACTAATGTTTTGTACCTGATAATGCAGCGACACATCTTTTAGTTTTGACCTTTCAAGTACAGAGATTCTTTGCTCCCTTTCTACTTCAGCTGGACTTTATGATTTAGCCTAAATGAACCATTAGTTTAGTTATTGAAGCTCtcaaaaaaagagaacagaagaaaaaaaagaatacctGTTTCcgctaaataaaagaaaacatttatttctgagGCTTGATCAACCCTTGCAGCATTTCacacaactttaaaaagtctgtttgtgtttttccttgttTCTGTGTATTTAAGGCATCGGTAACTTTTCCCAAACCCGTCCTCTTTGCACTAAAAAGCCAACTCAGTGACCCAACGTAGACCTGCGGGATGTCCGGTACCACAGGAAAAACCTGTACCGCTGGTCTACCTTTCAGATGACCTGAGTCGAGAAAGCAGCTGTTCAATCTGGGATAGATTCAATCATAATTTTTTTGACAGCTGTATTAACAAAGCCGGTTAAAGGAAACTCAGGTGGGGAAACGGCGTGCGCTGGACCTTAAATATGTTGCCTTTCTAGCAGTCTGATACCAAAAGCTGATTATCCTCATGGCTCTGAATCCCCCTTTCTGTTCTGCACTTTTGGATTAAAGTCAGGTTAAAAATaagcccatatatatatatatatatatatatatatatatatatatatatatatatatatatatatatatatatatatatatatatatatatatatacacacacacacatatatatatatacatatatataaaaataaataaacaaaaacaagtttatttttagcttCTAGGAGACAGAGGGTATTTTGATGACTTATGTTAATAATGAGCATCATCATTGCTTTAGCTTGTATACTCCTTTATCGAATGAGCTGCATTGAATtatcttttggttttgtttcctTGAGTTCTAGTTAATTCAGTGGAGACCTTTTGTTTGGTTATTGGTTCATATtatgcttgattttttttctgctttaattaATAATATAGACATCGCCTCTCCTAGTCTAAATACAGTTGCTAACTCTTTGGAGAGGCAAATAATTCATCCTTTAGATGAGTTTCATACTTTAGTATAGTTTACCACAGCTTATCAACACTACCAAACGTAAGTTGAAAGTaaataacgttttttttattgcagaggTGGAAAGGAGCTACGTTCCAAAAGAGACCTACACAGACTGGAACATTTTCCCACCATCAGTAAAAGAAACAGGTCAAACGCTCCTTAAAGAGCAACAGTGTTTCAAGCCGCTTTCAAAGTCGTTTAACCGTCCTCTCTGCTAAAAATGCAGCAACTTGcataaaaacatcacaaatCCTTGCTCTTACCAGTGCATCTGCGTTGTGCTTGAGTTTCTTAGCCTCCTGTAAGTACTGATCGGCTGAATGAACCCTGCAACAGAATTACAAGCAAGTCAAACCTATTTATTAACATGCCTAAAATGCAGCTACATTTCTCCAAGAAAAAACATCCTGTAAACGTAATTAGATCTGTTccctaaacagattaaaaaggaTGCAGAGATCCATCGGCTGGCCTTTCATACTGGATATGTCCATCGTTTTTCAGACATTCGTGATAATCTACCAACGGCCTCCAGCTTCATGCATCAAAGGCAACTTTAGAGCCCCTTAGCAGCTCTCTTTGTCCCACTGGGGACGTTTCCACAGTCTCAAGAGCTCCTCTTTACCTGTCCTCAAACACCATCTTGGATCTCTGTGACCTAGAGCCATCCGTGGAAAGGGGGGGCACAGCCAGCTGGTTACTTGATTGTTTCTCCTGCGGAGCCGATAAAGAAGAAAATTGCTTTTATTACGAAGGGAAAACAAGTACAACGGAAGAAAATGTGTTAAGattctataaatgtttgtaAGGCTAcgataaaaatggaaaacatttctCACATCAACCTTGCCCTCGCGTGTGCTCCGTCCCTTGTCCtctccttttttgtgtttggagtaGGAGCTGCCCTTGCTGCTGTGGCTCCCCGCTTTTTTACTCGTGCTGCCGCTTGACAGCAACGCGGACGACTGGTTGACCGTCCCCTTTCGGCTCGGATGGTCTGACTTGGGCGTGCGCTGAGGACCGGATATGGAAGGAGAGGGCACGGGCTCCTCTTTCTTCTCCAGAGGTCTCTTCGACCTGGCAGAATAGAAATCATCAACGCACTCCGATTTAGCTACAGTaacagcccttttttttttggcagctgTACAGCTCTTAAAACCAAAATGTCGACTAACGTCAGCATTACAGGTAATTCACAGCTAGGGTCAGAGATCAGGCTATGGAGCAGAGGGTAACCAGTGCAACCTCTGGAGACTAAGTCGCAGTAAACGAGCTCAAACGTTATGACTTTCCTGTTTAAGCCGAAGGGTAAGGGGTTCATTGTAAGAGAAGTGAAAAAGCATGCggaaagctttgttttttttttttcccattacaAAATGAGGTTGTGCTGTTGTAGCAAAGGGGGCCAGAGTGGAGTGAATCATTATCAGGACAAAGAGGCAGAATACTCACTCTTTACTGCTGGTTTTATGAGGCGACTGAGTTTTATCGTCTGGCTTGAATCGCTTACTCTCTGGCTTTGCGCCTTCCTCGTCGGtctgaaaagaagaagaagagctttGAAGAACTCACAGGAATACTTTGATTCATTAATggggtgtatgattttaatttttttaacgtAACAACCTACAAGCTTCTATTAAGTATCACTCAGTACACATTTTGCAACAGTGAAAGACAACCTCCCTGTTAAAACTTCATTTCTTCTGTTTCCACAgcatgttttaaacataaaaagccCTGCGCACACCGACTCGCAGAGCTGTTGGACGACGAAGAGCCTCACCTTGGGCTTTCTGTGCTAAACAGAAGTGAAGCCAGTTTAAAAAGCTCTTTTTCTCAATCAAATCTGTTTGCATTGTCATGACTATTATTCTGTTAAATCTTTAATATAAGCACAAAAGTCATACGCTGGACAGAAAACACTGAACGGTGTCAATGAAAACAGGAACCacgattgtttttttgtttttctagccTTGTACTGCCTCAGCAGAGTCTCCTTCTGAATATTGACGCCGTTAATGTAGATTTAAACCTCCTCCTTGTGGCGTGTGCTTACTGCGTGTCCTTTAACATGCAGCGCCTTCCTAAAGTAATCATCAGTCATTTAATTGTACAAGACAAACTTGTATTATACCGATCCATCACACCTGAGGTCATTTATTCCAAACCTTTATTTCGGTTAACGTCGATGATTGCAGCTCACCGATGAGCTGCATGGCGTTGGAAAGAACAGCGATTGGATAATActgataaacattaaaaactggagAGATGTGGAAACGttttttcagaaagaacagAGTGaaggtccggttgcctccgatttaattcaattcaattttatttatatagcgccaaatctaAGATTTAGATTTAGTCTTAGATTTAAGCCCGTTTGTTGTTGCGacgacccagataactgagaactTGCACAGGCATCGATAAAAATTGTGACAATATCAataatttgtcctctttttgaACCTTAGGCTCTGGTAACCTGTGTCCGGCGTGGGCATGTGGTGCAGGGAGACTCCCTCCAACAGACTGAATATCACATGggcattaaaaaatgtaaacccaTAAACCCCGGGAATATATTAGATAATTACTGCAGTTCTTTGAGACGTTAACGTCACACACACTGTTGTGTTGGCAATATAGTCATGATGCATTGTGGAGCCCTCCTTTACAGCTGTtggaaactgcattttgtaacGAAAGGGGGAAAATGAAATAAggccaatacatttttaaatacatgaATGTTGGCTTACAGTAAAGTGTGTCCGTGGAAAGTTTTGGCACTCaatgctgaacagtggctccTTATGAAAGAACCACTGAATAAACGCGGCACGGCACGGAGCTTTGCTGCCATGTTAGTGAGGTCTGAGTTGTTTAATGGCATTGACCTGTGTGGTTGGGTTGTTCCGCTTACTTGAGGATGATTAAGGGTGATTACTGTAGTGAGTGCCCCCTTTTCTACCAAACCTTCCTTCCACCTAACTTTCCATCTACAAAAACTCCTTGACAGAATGTgttacaacatttaatttcccttttggattgaataaatgtaaatttttctaatttcaatTGAATTTCCAATTACATATGCTTGAATACTGCACTGATTATGTCAATCTATGTAACATTAtgttctgttttaattaaaagaagaaagaaaaatatttaacatcaCTGTGTAATAACTGAAAATGACGAGTTTCACAGGAATTTAACTGAAATTTACTTTTTGATGATATTCCAGTTCGTTGAGATGGACCGGTAGGTGCATGTGAATGagtttatatattaatataggcaactaaatgcaaatgtgaagattttagtttatggtaatcatatataaaaaatatttactaataaaataaatgtaacaaaaacagCTGAGTCAGAACAAAATAAGATACTCAAAGAGTGGAGAAGGGGtaggatataaaaaaaaagaagcttaagctttctttttgtcattttaaacgcTTTAGGGTGtttgtaatgctttttttttttcttcttttccctgtgtttaaataaattattgttataGGTTTAAAACCCTTTGAGGTTTCACGCAGAAATCTAATGACACATGAAAAGAACCTACCTTGTGTTTCCTCTTGGACTTGCTGGGCTTGCTAAAGTCCTTGCTGCTCTCTCTGTCCTGAGAGTCTTCCCTCTCCACTTTTATCTCTGCAGGCTCCTTGTAGGGCCGCCCCGGGATCCTCGACAGCAAGCTGAGATCTATGGGAAATAGGAAGGAAAGGGAGGGGGTTGGGGTTCATTTTGTCcaaaataaaggaaaagccTCGTTGCGAAAACATCCAAGGATGCCAAActgaggggattttttttttgtcaggttacTGGAAGACGTGTAAGCGGCAGCGAACTAACCGATCTTGACGAGCAAAACCTGCTGCTGAGGTTGCCTTGTGGGGTATCGCTCCTCGGGGTCACTGAGCGGCGACAACATGGGGGAGAAAACGCACACGGGGGTCCTGATGCTCTCCGTATACTTGGGAGTCTGCGACGAGGAGGGGATGCTGTCGTTTCCTTCCGAGTCTGAGGAGGAAGAATCTGTGGAGAGAATTTCCCGAGACTGAGGGGTCTTGGTGGGGGCCTTGGTCTTGCGCTTGTCTGTAGCGGTGGTGACGGAGGCGGACGAGGGCCTGGGAGAGGACTTGGGTTCTTTTTTGATGCTTGGTTTGCGTAAGCCCTTAGTGGCGGCGGTGGACCGGGGAGGAGGAATCTCTGGAGCCGGTTCGGTCTCCACTTTGAGACCTCCCTTGGGTTCCTCCACCACGGGAGGCTTCTCTGACTTCTTAGGCTGCTTTTTGCCCACTCGTATTCGGGGATTTGTGCCGCCTTCGCTCTGGGCGGGGGACTTCTGCCGGCCGCGGCCACCCTCCGCGCCCTTTTCCCTGCTGGGTGGCGGTGGTGCCGAGTCCTTTGAGCTGTAATCTCGGCCTTCTTTCTTGCATTTGGGCGGGACGTTCTTGAACCAGTTGTCCAGCTGCCACTTGTTGGTCACAGGCTGTTCGGGCTGCGGCGGACACAGCAGAAAGCAGAATTAGGAAAGGTACTTTAGGAGGTCGAatctgatgttaaaaaaaaaaaaaaattactctaGACTAGAGAAAGACCAATCAATATTCACCATTCTAGAGGCGCacctcaataaattagaatatcattaaaAAGTTGTCGCACACAGATGTTTTTATCCCACACCTTCTTTTGGTCGGCTTGTTTGGTCTGCTTGGATGAAGCAGTCCATTCAACCGCCAGCTTCTCTAGCTCTTAGGCACCAAGTGAAGGGTGTAACTTAGGGACGGGTTATTTTGTGATCAGGAAGAAAGGATTATTGTTTTCAACAGTGTGATTTATCGAGATCAACTAAACGTTGATGTCCGCCATCTTCAAACGCTGCCAGTATTCCCGGCTTTGTTGCTTTTGCTGCTTGAAGCCTTTTTAATAACGCGTACAATTTAGTTGTATTATTCGTGTTTGTGGGGCTCTGACTCTATGCGCCGATAGATGtataacaaaagaagaagaaatctttatttgtcgtcgcaattgtacattccaattaaatttgtctaatgcatttaacccatccctcagggagcagctATCTCAgcaactgggggggggggcaatgtggggttaagggtcttgctcaggaacccaCAGTCCCTGAATCATTCCCCtgaattctaaaaaaaaaaaaaaaaacttttctcgTGTTTTTAATAGTTGGTATAAAAATATGCAGTTTCTATTGCTAAATCTTTTTGGCCCCATGCCTTCTGTCAAAGACCatctgcacactgcaaaaacggaactacaaataagttaaatgttcttaaaattagtgtatttgtccttcatttgagcaggtaaacaatatgatttgccagtggaataagatttttacacttaaaataggaacaattcatctccatcatcttatttcaagtgcagaatgtctaattatcttattttaggggtcaaaatactcattatattgacaaataatcttatttacctgctcaaatcaaggataaatacactaactttaagaacattttacttctttttagatctgtttttgcagtgcaggccaATGTCAAGTCATGGTTTACAAAAGATTTGCCTTTTGTGACCTGAAATTAAAGTTTCCGTAGGTATAAGCCATAatcattaaaactaaaatatatcagTGCGTAAACGCAAAGAGTTTCACTTTGTGAGATAAAGCAACGTTTGACGatactgtaatttattgagACACctcaaagtgtgtttttttttttttgcagctatgTGATTGCAGCACCACGGTTTAGAACAATGTGAGAATTCAGTAAATACTTCAGGAGAGGCGGTCCGTGGGCGCTCGTTGGCCTCGCTGTCCGTTGAGCTGCTCTCGGTCTCGCTGTCGGAACCGGAGCTGGTCTCTGAGCCGCTGTGGCTGGTTGAGTCGTCCTTGGGTGGCTCAGCTTCATCCATATTGCTGTTGATGGGCAAATACAGTCTGGGGTTAAAAAACCCTCACAGGTAACAGATATTTGTACTTCTCAGACTCTTTTGGAAGAGACAAcgtaattacatttaaaactacTAGACGTTTACGTTTAATTTTAGATCAGAAACAATTGCTATATTAAAGCGACATGGACAGACTAAACAGATTATGTACAGCAACAGATTAAAGGTAAATaagtttagaaaaaagaagattcttataaacattctataaaaaacccaaaactgaACGGTTTATTGTGATTAGGCTTGTTGATAGTATCACGGTatacaaagatttttttatttatggtgTTATGATGCAGTGCATAACTGGTCAGTTGGTGAATAAGTTGGCTATAACAATTTCCGTTGCTTACAACCTCAAAAAGACAAAGAAGGCTTTTTAGAAAATatgaatcagaaaaaaatttgatttttatgAGTTGAAAAGTAAAGAatctttttaatacattttataatgtTAATATTTTGGAAAACATTAATCTCATTTTGCGCTTGGAAATCTGTCGCTTTTTGTTACAGGTGTTTATTCATCATATAGGATTATTGCTAACATATATATCaacagaataataaataaatagctttagattattataaatataataGCAATATTTAAACAGGGGGAGTAATGATCgcttttcagtttcaaacaAAAGCAATTAAATCATATTAAACTTGTGTTTTAATATTACTCAATACAGGAAACCAGCGTGAACTGTGTTTAATTTCAACGCTcagactgcaaaataaatatgatggTGGCGATGATGGTGGAATTTCTTCAATACGTCATTCTAAAAAAGACCAACATGGCAGCTTGTACAGACTATTTAATAATTTCCAGTGTCCCACGATAAATATACCACAATAATCAGCTCTCATTAAAATGTGACGCGTTAAGATAAAACCTCAAAGATCAATCAGAACCTGATGGACTCAAACacttaacctgactctagcaaGATGGATGTCGCTCCGTACGtccatctggactcgctgccattgggaggaatttcaataccacataaaacggacgagccaatcaggatctcCGGGTGGGATTTTCGtggatgtgacgtatcagagaagcgatAACAATGGCAGCTTGCAGCTAGGAAGCAAgcccgttttggatgacctgtccccggcGATGTCCCAGATTTCAGCGCATCatgatggaataaaaaaagtttaacgcaGCTAAAGGTATGTAcccggtcctgccgctgtcccggcaaaaacaaaccaaccccctgACAGGGACTGTGTGCCCGCTtagcaaaatcagagacgtccctggttttcattagagaaatccgGTCACCCAGCAACATCGATACTGCTATTTCATCATTGTTGTCCAAGCTACTAGATATTAATTCTTTaagagaacggctttgaaggcttttgttagtggaaatgATGGTTTCGGTTtcaatgtgagtggttgaagtaggaCGTCAGTAAAGAcgacggacaagtggtttatccaatcaaatgcaaggatttttgttaagacccctccttctgaaatacatctccaatggagcgatcCCACATGGacgtgtggagctctgtggaacGAAATCcgtctggcgagagtcaggttatcaAACACTGACGTTGTATGACAAaccaaccaaaataaaaaaaataaaaataaaaaaacatccagttaaatgtttttttttaggctgtGAACTTTACCGTGGGGCGTTCTTGGATTCTTGTTCTCCATCGCTGTCCTCGCTGCTGCTTACTATCAAGTCTTCCTCCAGCCTACTGAGCAAACAAAATTTCAACATGACAAAGGCTTTAGGTGTTATTATTAAAGCTCACTTCAGGTTTTTATTAAGTCCAAGATAATACTTGCAATGCGTGTGGTTATTCACACGTCATTGTAAATCAATGAAGGAAATAACCAACATGTACTGACAAGCCAGAGTAACGGCTATAAAGCACTTACGTGGATTCTTTAGACTGGTGGCTGCTGGAGCTCTTTGATGAACTGCCTCGCTCTAAGACAAGGAGAATTAGAGTGAAAACGAACGGAAACACAAAACATCTACGCACATAATCGGCAATACAAAGTGCAAATGTGGGTTTGAACTGTAAAACTTACTATGTCCGCCTGGAAAATGGTGTGCATCctaaagtaaataaagaaaaaaatcgttttgttttcttttgctttaaagTTTGGCTGAAGATAATAGTTaaatgattaataataataataataatgataaacatCATTTTGCAAAATATGGTTTGGTTGTTTCCTTCttgtaaaaagggaaaaaaagcatgacCGCCTTCATGGAACAATCAGAGAATCATTTAAAGGAGTTCAACTCCCGGCACAACGCTGACCTTGGTGGGGAATGGAAACTTGGAGGGCTCCGTTTTGCAGGGAGTGTGGATGGCTGTAAGAGGAGGAGGCCACGACTTAGTCATTtcctgaaagaaagaaaaaagaaaggttcagaagaaaacacaaacggGGAGAAAAGCCTGAGATTAGGACCGCGGATAGTGCCGAATTATTTCACTCAGTTGACATTTTCTTCCCCCCCCGCATACTGAAGAGCTGACTGATgaactatttaaaagaaaagtacaaCTTTTTACATACCTTCAGGATTTCGTCAACACAGTTGGCGTCACCGGACCCCTGTTGAGAGAATCATC belongs to Fundulus heteroclitus isolate FHET01 chromosome 11, MU-UCD_Fhet_4.1, whole genome shotgun sequence and includes:
- the aff4 gene encoding AF4/FMR2 family member 4 isoform X1, giving the protein MASQSGNMNREDRNVLRMKERERRNQEIQQGGGEAFPANSPLFPEPYKVVSKADLLSNRIQSMLGNYDEMKEPIGDTLPKLPGKPSNSSSSSEEKSGQPLFGGDQRGVGSGGGGGSQSSKWTPVGTAAGGPSSQSQKRSGLAGGHSSQRNSGSSSSSSSQRGEVREKKSSKHGGGGGGSEHSKSHTSSPAKGSLSSSGGHSRSSLSAEQHHPKYRNKSPRDREANWDSPSRVHTSFPSGQHSSQAFPPSLVSKPSSMLQKPTAYVRPMDGQETAEPKSSQAESYGGQSHSSTMGEVKSIGKASLTKLKIPSQPVEGSGDANCVDEILKEMTKSWPPPLTAIHTPCKTEPSKFPFPTKDAHHFPGGHKRGSSSKSSSSHQSKESTRLEEDLIVSSSEDSDGEQESKNAPRNMDEAEPPKDDSTSHSGSETSSGSDSETESSSTDSEANERPRTASPEPEQPVTNKWQLDNWFKNVPPKCKKEGRDYSSKDSAPPPPSREKGAEGGRGRQKSPAQSEGGTNPRIRVGKKQPKKSEKPPVVEEPKGGLKVETEPAPEIPPPRSTAATKGLRKPSIKKEPKSSPRPSSASVTTATDKRKTKAPTKTPQSREILSTDSSSSDSEGNDSIPSSSQTPKYTESIRTPVCVFSPMLSPLSDPEERYPTRQPQQQVLLVKIDLSLLSRIPGRPYKEPAEIKVEREDSQDRESSKDFSKPSKSKRKHKTDEEGAKPESKRFKPDDKTQSPHKTSSKESKRPLEKKEEPVPSPSISGPQRTPKSDHPSRKGTVNQSSALLSSGSTSKKAGSHSSKGSSYSKHKKGEDKGRSTREGKVDEKQSSNQLAVPPLSTDGSRSQRSKMVFEDRVHSADQYLQEAKKLKHNADALTNRFEKAVYYLDAVVSFVECGNALEKSAQEAKSPFPMYAETVELIRYTMKLKSYMAPDATSADKRLAVLCLKCQSLLYLRLFKLRKDSALKYSKTLTEHLKVLQVSYKLKTKNSLSNTQAPSPGMGNKAAGMPSPVSPKLSPGTAGSYSSVSSNSSASSSVTIPQRIHQMAASYVQVTSNFLYATEIWDQAEQVAKEQKEFFSELDKVMGPLIFNTSSMTELVRYTRQGLHWLRLDANLSH